CCGCACCGGGGCGGACCGCTACACGGTGGAGAACACCGACAACGTGGTCGCCGCCCTCGCCGAGGCTCCCCCGGAAGCCGTCGTCTACGTCAGCAGCACCTCCGTGTACGGCCGCCGCGAGGGCGAGCTGACGGACGAGGACACGCCTGTCGCGCCGTCTTCGCCCGCGGGCGAGGCGCGCGTGGCGGCCGAGGGGGCGTACCTGGACGCGTGGCGCGACCACGGGCTGCCCGTGCGCATCTGCCGCGTGCCGGGCATCTACGGGCCCGGGCGGACGCTGCGGGAGCGGCTGGAAAGCGGCGCGTACCGGCGGCTGGACGACGAGAGCCACTGGGTCTCGCGCATCCACGTGGAGGACCTGGCGGCGGGGCTGATCGGCGCGTGGCGGAAGGGCGTGCCGGGCGGCATCTACCTGCTCTGCGACGACCAGCCCGTCACCGGAGAGGAGTACGCCGCGCTCACGGCCGGCCTGCTGGGCCTCTCGCTGCCGCCGGCCGTGTCGCGCGACGACATCCGCCACGAGCTGACGGCCAGCGCGTTCGAGCGGCGCGTGGGCGCCCGCCGCTGCAGCAACCGCCGCATGCGCGAGGAGCTGGGCGTCACGCCGCTCTACCCGTCGGTCCACGTGGGCGTCCCCGCCGCCCTCCGCGAAGAAGGCGCGATCTGACGGGTTCGCGAACGCCGTCCGTAGATGCAACCCGGCGCCGACGATCTTCCACGCGTAGGGGTGCGATTCATCGCATCCGAAAACGCCTCCGGCGCAACGATGGCCGGACCGTAGATTGATGGATGAGAACGCTTGCCGACGAGATCTCGGGTCGGTAGATGACCGGCTGATCGGCGCCGACGCCGCAACATCCGCCTCTCCCGGCGGGGCTCGTCCCGATCCGATGTAGCTCGCGATCAGCTCCGTCCCCGCAGCCGGCTGTTCGACTTCGTCGCACCGGGCGGCGGACGGCGTCATCTGCATCATCCGACGCCGCGGCGGGATTCGTGCAGTGCGCTGCCGGGCTTGCATTGCGCTCCGCACGGACCCTACGGGGACAAAGCGCGCGTAACCCATTCCCCCCACGCGGCATCCGGAGCGCCGCGCGTCGCACGATGGGGACTGTGGATGTGGAGCCGGGGCTCGCCCGCGCGAGCCGCACGCCGCGCGGAACGCCCGGCCGCATTGCGGCGTGCGGCACCCGCCGCAGATGGACGGAGTTCACGCCCACGAACCACACGGCACGGAGCGGCATGCCCCGAGAGACGTTCACGCTGGAGCTGACCGCCCGCCAGGCCACCGCGCTGCGGGCGCTCGCCGAGCGGGAGGACCTGCCGCCCGAGGTCTACGCCGCCGAGGTGCTGGTGAAGCACCTCTACCACGCCTACACGCCCGACCTGGCGCGCCGCACCGGCGCCCCCGCGGGCAGCGACGACGGAGCCGGCCCGCGGTGAGCCGCTCCCCACCCTACCACGCAGCCCGCTGATGCACGAAAGCTCGGTCACCTTCCTTCGGCAGCTCCTGGACACCCCCGGCCCGTCCGGGTTCGAAACCGCCCCCGCCCGCCTGTGGCGCGCCGAGGCGGAGCGCTTCGCCCACCGCGTGGACGTGGACGTGGCGGGCAACTCCGCCGCCACGGTGGGCTCCGGCGGCGCCCCGCGCGTGATGCTCGCCGGCCACATCGACGAGATCGGGGTGATGATCACCCACGTGGACGACGACGGCTTCCTGTACGTGGACGGCATCGGCGGGTGGGACCCCGAGGTGCTGGTGGGCCAGCGCCTTCGCTTCCTCACCCGCCGCGGCGACATCGTCGGCGTGGTGGGGAAGAAGCCCATCCACCTGATGAAGCCCGACGAGAAGGACAAGGCCGTGAA
Above is a genomic segment from Longimicrobiaceae bacterium containing:
- a CDS encoding NAD-dependent epimerase/dehydratase family protein is translated as MTPARALIVGCGYVGLRLARRLTSQGVAVMGTTRTPARLAQIEAAGAVPALADAMDPATLRPLVAWRPHVVFDTVRPHRTGADRYTVENTDNVVAALAEAPPEAVVYVSSTSVYGRREGELTDEDTPVAPSSPAGEARVAAEGAYLDAWRDHGLPVRICRVPGIYGPGRTLRERLESGAYRRLDDESHWVSRIHVEDLAAGLIGAWRKGVPGGIYLLCDDQPVTGEEYAALTAGLLGLSLPPAVSRDDIRHELTASAFERRVGARRCSNRRMREELGVTPLYPSVHVGVPAALREEGAI